The window AGTATGAGACCCACCTCCGCCATTTTTTTGATCCTCCCCCTTGGGATTGGCCCCGTTTTGATTTAATGCTTCTTGGGATCGGGTCCGATGGTCATACCGCTTCTCTGTTTCCGGGGGAGGGGGTTTTGGAAGAAAACAAACGATGGGTGTGTGGGGTGAATTCTGAAAAATTAGAAATTCCGCGCCTTACTCTAACTTTTCCCGTTTTCAATCACGCTTCCCAAATTTTATTTCTAGCCGCTGGGATGGAAAAAGCTCCGGTCCTGAAGAATTTAACGTCCCATTCCTCAGGTTCTTCAGCCCTGCCTTATACACGAGTCCAACCCTCCCAGGGTCAATTGTTCTTTTTTTTGGACAAAGCCTCTGCCTCTCAAATGACCCATTCCTCAAAAAGGTAACCCTTAAATCCTCTCTTGATCGAAAATGGTCTTCCCTTTGGTAAAAGAATCAAACAAGTCTTTCAAAAGGATAGTTGGGTTGAATTTTTAAATAATTTAAAATTCCATCAATTGGCTAATTTATTTGAGTTTACTTTCATTGACATAGGGTCAAATAATGATATTTTTAGGAATGAGCTCTGATTGCTTCTTTTTAAGATAAACACCAACATTTTTCTTAAATGGGTGTGGTTGGATGAAAAACCGGTTAATAAGTTTTTTAGAAAATTTTTTAAAGATCCTCAAAAAAAAAGAGATTTCTTCCGATATTGATTTAAAGAGGGCATTGCGTCTGATTAAACAAGCGGGTTATCCCGATCCCACAAAAGGAACTCGTAACCAAAAAGAACTTCTACAGCAGGTCATTACCACCCTTTGTGATTTATCGCTTCATGATGGTTTAACGGGGCTGGTCACCCCAAAACATTTTCGGGCTGCTTTAGAGAGGGAATGCGAACGGGCCATTCGGACCTCTCAGTCTTTATCCCTTCTCCTTTTAGATTTGGATCACTTTAAACGGGTTAATGATACCTATGGACACTTGACTGGGGACCACGTTTTGCAAACCGTGGCGAATCACATCCGTTCGAGTATCCGGACCATGGATACCCCTGCACGCTATGGCGGAGAGGAGTTTTCCGTTATTTTGCCAAACACTTCCTCTGATGCGGCTGAGATGATTGCCGAGCGGATCAGGACTAAAATTCAAAAGGAACTCATTTGCACGGAGGACCATTCCCCGATTCAGGTTACCGTTAGCGTAGGAATATCCTTTCTTTCCCCCCATATTCCCAATAAAGGGAAAGATTTAATAAAAAAAGCGGATATGCAGCTATATCAAGCCAAAGCAAGGGGCCGAAATTGTATTTGCTCCGATGTATCCCCATCCATGTCCGTAACCCGACAGGAAAAGGCGGTTTTATGGGATCAACCGGGGGGGGTGAAGAAGAAGCCATGACCAAACCATCCAGAAAAGGCAGAACCATTGCGATTGCCAGTGGAAAAGGGGGGGGTGGAAAAACCGTCATTACTGCTAATTTGGCTTGTGCACTGGTACAGGCCGGATAGCGGGTCCTCATATTGGATGCGGACTTAGGTCTTGCCAACCTTGATATTATTCTTAATTTAAATCCCAAGGCCACTCTCCATGATGTGATCATGAAGAACCGAAACTTGGATGATGTGATACTAGCAGGACCCCAGGGTTTACATATTCTTCCCGCTGCATCCGGTAAGAAAGAATATACCCATTTGACCCAAGATCTCCAGGAGGGGTTATTGGAGGTGGTCTCGGACCTCTGCCTAAAATATGATTATCTTTTCCTGGATATCGGGGCAGGTATTTCGGAAGTGGTTCTTCATAGGGCATCGTTAGCAGAGGAAACGTTGATTGTTGCCACACCCGCTCCCACTTCTTTAACCGATGCCTACGCTACTATTAAGGTGCTCGCTTCACTTCAAAACCGGTCCTCTTTTTATCTCGTCGCCAACCAAGTTCAGGATGAAGCAAGTGGACAGTGGGTTTCAAATAATTTACAATAAGCAGTTGATCGGTTTTTAAAGGAGGAGCTGGGACGGCCGGTTTCTTTGGTTTACTTGGGAAGCATTTTATCGGATGCCCTGGTTGAAAAATCCATTTACCGAAGGGAATTATTATTAACCTCTTTTCCTAAGACCCCCGCCTCCAAATGCATTGTGAAGATTGCCCAGTTACTGGAAGCATCGCCACGGGTTTCGGGAGCTCAAACCCTAGCGACCCACCCTCAATAAGTGATTCCCTTTTAAAACCTTGGAAAAAAATATTAGAAATAACGATCTGACCTATTTTCCGCGGATACTATTTTTTAGGAAATGGTTGCGGGAACCCTTCCCAACGGGAAAACCTATAAAAAAAGGCCCCTCATAATTTTCTCTCTTTTTATTATATGGCGGCGGGTTTTACGCTAATTTAAATTTCTTCCCTCAATTCAAATCCCATTATGGTTTACCACTGGAATTTTATAATAAAACCCTATCTGGGGGCGGTTTTTTTGTTTGTTTCATCTTTTTAATGGCAGACTGGGTTTTGGAATATATCATTGACAGGGATCTCCTTCCTGGATATCCTGACCTGGTCTTTATTGAATTTGAAATTAAAAAAAGAAGGAGGATGATCTGAAATGGAATGGGGAATTGAGGGAAACCCGGAATGAATCAATTTTCTAATGAAATTCGAATTGCCCAGCAATTGGCTCGCGAGGCAGGCAAGGTTATTATGCAAATTTATTCCACGGGGTTTTCAGTTCAATTAAAAGGAAAAGGAGATCCTGTGACCGATGCCGATAAACAGGCCAATGAATTGATTGTGAAGGGCCTTAAACAAGAGTTCCCGCAGGACGGGATTGTGGCTGAAGAAAGCCCTCAGGGTCTTTCCCCAAAGCCACAGGAGCGGATTTGGTATGTTGATCCATTGGATGGGACCAAAGAATTTATCGCCAAAAATGGAGAATTCTCAGTCATGATAGGGTTGGCCATTCGGGGGAGTTCACGTTTTGGAATTGTTTTCCGCCCTGACCAGGATTTGCTCTTTGGCGGAGTTGCGGATAAGGAAGCCTGGGTTGAAGAAAAAGGAATAAAAAGGCCCCTGGCTATTTCACCCTCACAGGGGGAGGATCGTTTACGAATTGCCGTTTCCCGTTCTCACCGCCATCCGAATATGGAGAAAATTCAGAAGAAGCTTGAAATTCAACAAGAAATTCAATGCGGAAGCGTTGGCCTTAAAGTCGCTTTAATCGCCAATGGCCAGGCGGATCTGTATATAGAACCGGGTCCTTTTACCAGCTCTTGGGACTCATGTGCGCCAGAAGCAATCATGAGAGGATCGGGGGGAAAATTTACGGATTTATTTGGAGCACCCGTGGGGTATGGGACCACACAATTAAAAAATAAAAAAGGACTTGTGGCCTCCAATGGGGTCATTCATGATCAAATCATCCAAACCCTTTCTCCAATTGCACGCCAATTATATCCTTAAGTTTTTACATTTTTTTTCACTAAAACTGTGGATAAAAATGTGGAAAAGATTAAA is drawn from Nitrospiria bacterium and contains these coding sequences:
- the pgl gene encoding 6-phosphogluconolactonase; this encodes MDRQKFNVVICEDLEDLSLKASQHITRYLVQQAEFKPRVSLGLSGGSTPEKLYQYLSRDPFKNEIPWNRLHLFWGDERCVPPDDPRSNFGMARDSLISKIPIPPENFHPIAGEEPDPHYAAHQYETHLRHFFDPPPWDWPRFDLMLLGIGSDGHTASLFPGEGVLEENKRWVCGVNSEKLEIPRLTLTFPVFNHASQILFLAAGMEKAPVLKNLTSHSSGSSALPYTRVQPSQGQLFFFLDKASASQMTHSSKR
- a CDS encoding GGDEF domain-containing protein; the encoded protein is MKNRLISFLENFLKILKKKEISSDIDLKRALRLIKQAGYPDPTKGTRNQKELLQQVITTLCDLSLHDGLTGLVTPKHFRAALERECERAIRTSQSLSLLLLDLDHFKRVNDTYGHLTGDHVLQTVANHIRSSIRTMDTPARYGGEEFSVILPNTSSDAAEMIAERIRTKIQKELICTEDHSPIQVTVSVGISFLSPHIPNKGKDLIKKADMQLYQAKARGRNCICSDVSPSMSVTRQEKAVLWDQPGGVKKKP
- a CDS encoding P-loop NTPase — its product is MTKPSRKGRTIAIASGKGGGGKTVITANLACALVQAG
- a CDS encoding 3'(2'),5'-bisphosphate nucleotidase CysQ, translating into MNQFSNEIRIAQQLAREAGKVIMQIYSTGFSVQLKGKGDPVTDADKQANELIVKGLKQEFPQDGIVAEESPQGLSPKPQERIWYVDPLDGTKEFIAKNGEFSVMIGLAIRGSSRFGIVFRPDQDLLFGGVADKEAWVEEKGIKRPLAISPSQGEDRLRIAVSRSHRHPNMEKIQKKLEIQQEIQCGSVGLKVALIANGQADLYIEPGPFTSSWDSCAPEAIMRGSGGKFTDLFGAPVGYGTTQLKNKKGLVASNGVIHDQIIQTLSPIARQLYP